ATGATAAAGTTTTGTCGAGATCGAAGAAAACGTTTTCTGTTGGCAGTATGCAATACATCCCTCGGTAGATGAAACCAAAAAGAGGACCATCAAAATGGCCGGACCTATAACGAAAAAGGTTCGCTCCTTTATGGTTCGTTCAGCCGCCCTACACAGCGTGCTTTTCCTCTACACCTATGACGAGGAGCGCTTTGCGTTCTTCCTTGTCCGCCACCACCTTGAACGCTTCTGGTGGGTCCTCCTCGTAGTGTTCAACCGCTAGGTCCTCAGTGCTGAAACTAGACAACATCAATCAGTGGAAGTGGGGGCGGGGCAACACATGTGCCTAGCATAGTGTAAACTAACATATTGAAAATTGCTATGCGTAACAGTTCTGCTCATCTTTTTTCataattatgaaaaaaatttcatttacaatatttataaataaatacatttatggaattttatttttgtgttaattacCTACCAACtaattttctgaaatttataTTTAGATCTTGCACACAAATTGCTGCTGTGCGCCACTTGCAACTTTTTGACACGATATCAAATCTATAATAGAACGGACATTGTTGTAGTATAGCATAACCTTTGACACAGTAAATAAAATGTTCACAACGCGACATATGCGGAAATATATGATGCCCATAAATTGGACAATTGATCAATTGACTATCACCAACATATTCATTATTAGTATTGCCGTAACTCACACTTCCGTTTGATGGACTATTTGTGCTAGTATCTTTATTATCACTCCACAATGGACAGCCTGCTTTTTCGGGTAAATCACACTTGGCGGCATTCGCATTCCAGTGCAAGTTGGCTCCGCATTCTTGCAATACTGCCTTGCCGTAATAGCAAATGAAGTATCGATCGCAACCGATGCTGCTACCCACAAAAAGGATGCGATTTTGGTCGCTGTGTTGGGAGGCACAGTACTTGGAAGCGTTCTGTAGTTCATTGTCATTATTGTCGTTCTCGTTGTTAAtattttcattgttgttgttattataattatttatataGTTGGTGTAATCGATGGGCATATCAATATCACATTTGACGTTCGCAGCGGTATCGCAAAGCTTGCTGATCGGATTGAAGAGCATAGTAGGCGGACAAGGCGCCATCACTGCCTGACCATTATCCATGCATAAGAAAAATGAA
The Eurosta solidaginis isolate ZX-2024a chromosome 5, ASM4086904v1, whole genome shotgun sequence DNA segment above includes these coding regions:
- the LOC137252549 gene encoding probable chitinase 10; translation: MRDNHFKVEWIFLLLAFTFSPSNASPSLFPARIRLKRQNDVCRNHTPGEFAKNPDDCRSFFLCMDNGQAVMAPCPPTMLFNPISKLCDTAANVKCDIDMPIDYTNYINNYNNNNNENINNENDNNDNELQNASKYCASQHSDQNRILFVGSSIGCDRYFICYYGKAVLQECGANLHWNANAAKCDLPEKAGCPLWSDNKDTSTNSPSNGSVSYGNTNNEYVGDSQLINCPIYGHHIFPHMSRCEHFIYCVKGYAILQQCPFYYRFDIVSKSCKWRTAAICVQDLNINFRKLVGR